From a region of the Tachysurus fulvidraco isolate hzauxx_2018 chromosome 5, HZAU_PFXX_2.0, whole genome shotgun sequence genome:
- the LOC113634507 gene encoding uncharacterized protein LOC113634507, translating to MLKIVDWDKKPPPNKSILDRIIKAGGRRLPGMVPSSPISYSEQLSGGEELSVQDDNGDFMEWWYSEEPWKELDHPNAEQVDAKSLKEKAENLIKALHVYDYLLCKQEVILQGHIKELEEVVENIDKEVKTADRTRGTLGAIGLTAAVGAVIYAPTTRVASLAVATIGFGVTAFWAVISKKRPTNVNRKKLKTILNVCSTQMEEIERCLKYISLNMACLNKHDLSASIGVDSKAEKVVRMVNDRDGGNSIRVISAVSKCSGLIQGFVLGMDTCFCKDDNEKLKKLKRGSETKFSTQISVLIKQVQVSLDQLISVESVLISDQKSQW from the exons ATGTTAAAG ATTGTGGATTGGGATAAGAAGCCACCACCAAACAAATCCATACTGGACAGAATTATCAAAGCAGGTGGTCGACGCTTACCAGGCATGGTGCCTTCAAGTCCTATTTCTTATTCTGAGCAACTGAGTGGAGGAGAAGAGCTGTCTGTACAG GACGATAATGGAGACTTCATGGAATGGTGGTATTCGGAGGAAC cctGGAAGGAACTTGACCATCCTAACGCAGAGCAAGTTGATGCAAA gtCCCTAAAAGAAAAAGCTGAAAATCTGATAAAAGCTCTACATGTGTATGATTACCTCCTATGTAAACAAGAAGTGATTCTGCAGGGTCACATTAAAGAACTAGAGGAAGTGGTGGAGAACATTGATAAGGAGGTGAAGACAGCAGATAGAACCAGAGGAACTCTAGGGGCAATAGGACTGACGGCTGCTGTCGGAGCTGTCATATATGCCCCAACGACCCGAGTGGCTTCCTTAGCAGTGGCTACAATTGGGTTTGGAGTTACAGCATTCTGGGCTGTTATTTCCAAGAAACGTCCCACCAATGTGAACAGGAAGAAACTGAAGACAATCTTAAATGTCTGCTCTACACAAATGGAGGAAATCGAGAGGTGTCTAAAGTATATCAGCTTGAATATGGCATGTCTGAATAAACACGATTTGTCCGCTTCAATTGGGGTGGATTCCAAAGCAGAAAAGGTTGTTAGAATGGTGAATGACAGAGACGGTGGAAACAGCATAAGAGTGATCAGTGCAGTCAGTAAGTGCTCAGGCCTGATCCAAGGCTTTGTGCTGGGTATGGATACGTGTTTCTGCAAAGACGACAATGAAAAACTCAAGAAGCTGAAACGGGGCTCAGAAACCAAATTTTCTACACAAATCTCTGTGCTGATAAAGCAGGTGCAAGTCAGCCTTGATCAGCTGATCAGTGTTGAATCAGTGTTGATCAGTGATCAGAAATCTCAGTGGTGA